A portion of the Kribbella jejuensis genome contains these proteins:
- a CDS encoding VOC family protein → MTAAVHHVEIWVPDLSRAAASWGWVLNRLGWKDGDGWPGGMTWTAPDGSYVVVEQSPAMSAAEHDRMRPGMNHLALNAASRAEVDGIVAEAVAHGWTLMFADRHPYAGGPQHYAAFLHNEDGYEVEIVAPG, encoded by the coding sequence ATGACCGCTGCGGTGCATCACGTCGAGATCTGGGTCCCGGACCTGTCCCGGGCAGCTGCGAGTTGGGGCTGGGTACTCAACCGGCTGGGCTGGAAGGACGGTGACGGCTGGCCGGGCGGGATGACCTGGACCGCGCCCGACGGGAGCTACGTCGTGGTCGAGCAGAGCCCGGCGATGTCCGCGGCCGAGCACGACCGGATGCGGCCGGGGATGAACCACCTGGCGCTGAACGCGGCCAGTCGTGCCGAGGTCGACGGGATCGTCGCGGAGGCGGTCGCGCACGGCTGGACGCTGATGTTCGCCGACCGCCATCCGTACGCCGGCGGCCCGCAGCATTACGCCGCCTTCCTGCACAACGAGGACGGCTACGAGGTGGAGATCGT
- a CDS encoding PD-(D/E)XK nuclease family protein: MSSTRIESTAYGAAALERLQAVVAGLKADDPMTPVTLLLPNNLSGVIARRQLAQTSIGGLYLATLERLAEQIAAGLLSPRRPATRPIVAATWRTALAKAPGIFAEVAEHPSTIQALASAHNELRDLSEPALDKVAAASALGPDLIRLHRHVTAELAADWYDATDLLRAAAAAVTADTVRELGALVLYLPQELTQSEAAFVAALGDAAADLTVIVGLTDVRRADRAVRRSLERIGIDLPTSISKNYPVATEILNASDADDEVRCVVRDVVAALEHTPAHRIAVLYAAASPYARLLHEHLSAARIEVNGPGTRPVHERAIARTLLEVLALVDHDLPRADVFRALANAPTRDFAGDRIPVPQWERMSRAAGVVRGDDWDTRLKRYAESERRTADQEEAAEDPRPAAVRRAQYNASKAERLHAFASTLRRRLNELAELETWTSLSEGVLRLFHDLLGDYSSLPIEEQYAAAAVEGSLKGLSTLDELGTPASLAVLRDVLDLELQQSLPRVGSFGTGVLVAPLSASIGLSADLVYVVGLSEDLYPGRVHEDALLPHRVREAAAPELASFRDRLDEKQRHLLVAFSAGARVVASFPRGDLRRSSRRLPTRWLLGSLRELTGDHGLPATQWDRYGEVLRTSASYAGSLTTATMPATEQEWQTRAAAARLWVHDGVLVRARELLRGRASMAFTRFDGDLSGVSGLPEFAVEDRIASPTSLESYATCPHAYFVERLLQVEPLEAPEDLLVISPVQIGNLIHDSLDAFVSRLGLAGSLPGYGEPWTDEQRSLLLAIGADFADQFEAEGLTGHPRLWQRERLRILGDLMVLLTDDDRWRSERSASVVASELRFGLDGEPPVEIPVPSGRVLLRGSADKVDLGADGTIYVTDVKTGGFSRYEGIETDPVAGGTKLQLPVYAYAARARLGEPSTPVEASYWFVRRGGKRIPVPLIPEVEARYVETLDVIVSSMAAGLFPPKAPEVPDFLWVQCPYCNPDGLGHSEVRARWDRKRHDPTLERLVRLIDPAALTTEEASDD; encoded by the coding sequence ATGAGCAGCACGCGGATCGAGAGCACGGCGTACGGCGCCGCGGCTCTGGAGCGCCTGCAGGCCGTGGTCGCAGGACTGAAAGCCGACGATCCGATGACCCCTGTCACGCTGCTGCTGCCGAACAACCTGTCCGGCGTGATCGCCCGCCGCCAGCTCGCCCAGACCTCGATCGGTGGTCTGTATCTCGCGACCCTGGAGCGGCTCGCCGAGCAGATCGCCGCCGGCCTGCTGTCGCCGCGCCGGCCCGCGACCCGTCCGATCGTCGCCGCGACCTGGCGTACGGCGCTCGCGAAGGCGCCGGGGATCTTCGCGGAAGTAGCAGAGCATCCGTCGACCATCCAAGCGCTTGCCTCAGCCCACAACGAGCTCCGCGACCTCAGCGAACCTGCGCTGGACAAGGTCGCCGCAGCATCCGCGCTCGGTCCCGACCTGATCCGGCTGCACCGCCACGTGACGGCCGAGCTGGCCGCCGACTGGTACGACGCAACCGACCTGCTGCGCGCCGCCGCGGCCGCCGTCACGGCTGACACGGTCCGCGAACTCGGCGCTCTGGTGCTGTATCTCCCGCAGGAGCTGACGCAGTCCGAGGCCGCCTTCGTGGCCGCGCTGGGCGACGCCGCCGCGGACCTCACCGTCATCGTCGGCCTGACCGACGTCCGCCGGGCCGATCGCGCGGTCCGGCGTTCGCTCGAGCGGATCGGTATCGACCTGCCGACGTCGATCTCGAAGAACTACCCGGTCGCGACCGAGATCCTGAACGCGTCCGACGCCGACGACGAGGTGCGCTGCGTGGTCCGCGACGTGGTCGCCGCGCTGGAGCACACCCCCGCGCATCGGATCGCGGTGCTGTACGCAGCCGCCTCGCCGTATGCGCGTCTCCTGCACGAGCATCTGTCCGCCGCGCGGATCGAGGTCAACGGTCCCGGGACGCGGCCGGTGCACGAGCGGGCAATCGCGCGGACGCTTCTCGAAGTGCTGGCGCTGGTCGACCATGACCTGCCGCGGGCGGACGTGTTCCGCGCGCTCGCGAACGCGCCGACGCGGGACTTCGCCGGCGACCGCATTCCGGTACCGCAGTGGGAGCGGATGTCGCGCGCGGCCGGTGTGGTGCGAGGCGACGACTGGGACACCCGGCTGAAGCGATACGCGGAGTCCGAACGGCGGACCGCCGATCAGGAGGAAGCGGCTGAGGATCCACGGCCCGCAGCCGTCCGGCGCGCGCAGTACAACGCCTCAAAAGCTGAGCGGCTGCACGCTTTCGCCTCCACGCTGCGCCGTCGGCTGAACGAGCTTGCGGAGCTGGAGACCTGGACCTCGTTGTCCGAGGGCGTGCTGCGCCTGTTCCACGATCTGCTCGGGGACTATTCGTCGTTGCCCATCGAGGAGCAGTACGCCGCGGCCGCGGTCGAGGGGTCGTTGAAGGGCCTGTCGACGCTCGACGAGCTCGGCACGCCGGCCAGTCTCGCCGTACTGCGTGACGTCCTCGACCTCGAGTTGCAGCAGTCGCTGCCGCGCGTCGGCTCTTTCGGCACGGGTGTTCTGGTGGCGCCGTTGTCCGCGAGCATCGGGTTGTCGGCCGACCTCGTGTACGTCGTCGGTCTGTCCGAGGACCTGTATCCGGGACGGGTGCACGAGGACGCGCTGCTCCCCCATCGCGTGCGCGAGGCGGCGGCGCCGGAGCTCGCGTCGTTCCGGGATCGGCTGGACGAGAAGCAACGGCATCTGCTGGTCGCGTTCTCAGCCGGCGCGCGAGTGGTGGCGTCGTTCCCGCGCGGCGATCTGCGGAGGTCGTCGCGGCGCTTGCCCACGCGGTGGCTGCTCGGTTCGCTGCGCGAGCTGACCGGTGACCACGGGCTGCCCGCGACCCAGTGGGACCGGTACGGCGAGGTCTTGCGGACCTCGGCGTCGTACGCCGGTTCGTTGACAACGGCAACGATGCCGGCGACCGAGCAGGAGTGGCAGACGCGGGCGGCCGCGGCACGGTTGTGGGTCCACGACGGCGTTCTGGTGCGGGCTCGGGAGTTGTTGCGCGGGCGGGCGTCGATGGCGTTCACACGGTTCGACGGGGACCTGTCGGGGGTGTCCGGACTGCCCGAGTTCGCGGTAGAGGACCGGATCGCGTCGCCGACGTCGCTGGAGTCGTACGCGACCTGTCCGCACGCGTACTTCGTCGAGCGGCTGCTTCAGGTGGAGCCGCTCGAGGCGCCGGAGGATCTGCTGGTGATCTCGCCGGTGCAGATCGGGAACCTGATCCACGACAGTCTGGATGCGTTCGTGTCGCGGCTGGGGCTGGCGGGTTCGCTGCCTGGGTACGGTGAGCCCTGGACGGATGAGCAACGGTCGTTGTTGCTCGCGATCGGGGCGGATTTCGCGGATCAGTTCGAGGCCGAAGGGCTGACCGGGCATCCACGGTTGTGGCAGCGCGAGCGGTTGCGGATCCTCGGCGACCTGATGGTGCTGCTCACCGACGACGATCGGTGGCGTTCGGAGCGATCCGCGTCGGTGGTCGCGAGCGAGCTGCGGTTCGGGCTCGACGGCGAGCCGCCGGTGGAGATCCCGGTGCCGTCCGGGCGGGTGCTGCTCCGCGGTTCGGCGGACAAGGTCGACCTCGGCGCGGACGGCACGATCTACGTGACCGACGTGAAGACGGGCGGCTTCTCGCGGTACGAAGGCATCGAGACCGATCCGGTCGCGGGCGGGACCAAGCTGCAGTTGCCGGTGTACGCATACGCCGCCCGCGCGCGCTTGGGCGAGCCGTCCACGCCGGTCGAGGCGTCGTACTGGTTCGTCCGCCGGGGCGGCAAACGGATCCCGGTCCCGCTGATACCGGAGGTCGAGGCCCGGTACGTCGAAACGCTTGATGTGATCGTCTCCTCGATGGCTGCGGGCCTCTTCCCGCCGAAGGCCCCCGAAGTACCGGACTTCCTGTGGGTCCAATGCCCGTACTGCAATCCCGACGGCCTTGGCCACAGTGAGGTCCGCGCGAGGTGGGACCGCAAACGCCACGACCCGACCCTCGAGCGGCTGGTCCGCCTGATCGACCCGGCCGCGCTCACGACGGAGGAGGCATCAGATGACTAG
- a CDS encoding UvrD-helicase domain-containing protein: MTEQLLDGPARERIRTDTDTTLFVEAGAGSGKTHALVDRVTTLVLRDGVPLRTIAAVTFTEKAGAELRDRLRVEFEKARKGANRDLADAALDDLDSASIGTLHSFAQQILLAHPIEAGLPPLIDVLDEVGSSVAFEERWAELQQQLLDDDSIAEPLLLAMAVGVELKHLRSLARLFGNDWDLIAERVLVDPPELVAMPDLTGLIAAAAQIGAAAESCLDPEDRLLPKLVQIRELGLMLDSASDQETQLSFLQTLRGLKIGRIGRKENWPDIAKVRSDCSEVVDVAGSLVELLLDACLRHLSHWIAERVLESAELRRADGRLEFHDLLVLARDLLRRDAEVRADLQERYERLLLDEFQDTDPIQIELAVRIAGGAEADAADWQDIEVPEGRLFVVGDPKQSIYRFRRANIATYLTAQDLLGETVALTTNFRTVPPVLDWINTVFGTLIQPQEAAQPSYQSLAPHRTNPPHAAARASDAATSALARPSQSGPPVSPRALGPADDTSPGGDTSPARNTGLGRDNRPGGDTGSGGDISPARDIGPGGDTRPAPGTGPGRDTSPSRDTSPARDTSPGRGTGPARGLGPVEGDQLSIFDEPTLFDSDDEPEVHDPAEVHGLTEVHGLTEVHGLAEVRDLAAVLPFRRRDDVPLEPPPDQPEDPSAGPAVTILGAVPHDDLPRAQASVLREREATDVAAVIEEALRDGWLVYDDRAETWRPAEAGDIAVLVPARTSLPFLEDALDRADIPYRAEASSLVYQTAEVRDLLACARALGDPSDQLALVTTLRSPLFGCGDDDLYTWKRDGGTFTLTAPVPDQLLAHPVGEAMEWLRRTYYAARWLTPSEVLAKIVADRRMLEVAAIGPRARDAWRRIRFVVDQARAWSEVEHGGLRSYLAWAAHQGEETSRVAEAVLPETDADAVRVMTIHAAKGLEFPIVILSGMTASPNRQRGVQVLWPPSGGYAVKLKSSVQTEDFDLVQPVDEQMDDYERRRLLYVAATRARDHLVVSLHRSGNRRHTSNAELLATAGGVEAPHATLFTGRPVPDREPTADPDIAPPISRTEWEARASVAQAASRRRSAQSASGLEGTGPDVVLADVDPGTAKGARDLELPPWSKGRYGTAIGRAVHAVLQVVDLGTGAGLEAAVATQCLAEGVLEYTDVVTALVRSALASDVVQRAAVREHWRESYVGAVQPDGTVLEGFVDLIYREDDGRLTIVDYKTDAVPTAALDSRVAYYAPQLQAYAQILPNTGPPVLLFLNPGAAVERRL, from the coding sequence ATGACTGAGCAGCTTCTTGATGGACCGGCCCGGGAGCGGATCCGGACCGACACCGATACCACGCTGTTCGTCGAGGCGGGTGCGGGTTCGGGGAAGACTCATGCGCTCGTCGACCGGGTCACGACGCTGGTTCTGCGGGACGGTGTCCCGTTGCGGACGATCGCCGCCGTGACCTTCACCGAGAAGGCCGGTGCCGAACTGCGCGACCGGCTCCGGGTCGAGTTCGAGAAGGCCCGCAAGGGTGCCAACCGCGACCTCGCCGACGCGGCGCTGGACGATCTGGACTCCGCGTCGATCGGCACGCTGCACTCGTTCGCGCAGCAGATCCTGCTCGCGCACCCGATCGAAGCCGGTCTGCCGCCGCTGATCGACGTACTCGACGAGGTGGGTTCGTCGGTCGCCTTCGAGGAACGCTGGGCCGAGCTGCAGCAGCAACTCCTGGACGACGACTCGATCGCCGAACCGTTGCTGCTGGCAATGGCCGTCGGCGTCGAGCTCAAGCATCTGCGCTCGCTCGCCCGGTTGTTCGGCAACGATTGGGACCTGATCGCCGAGCGGGTTCTCGTCGATCCGCCGGAGCTCGTCGCGATGCCCGATCTGACCGGCCTGATCGCCGCGGCCGCCCAGATCGGCGCGGCCGCCGAGTCCTGCCTCGACCCCGAGGACCGCCTGCTGCCGAAGCTCGTGCAGATCCGCGAACTCGGTCTGATGCTGGACTCCGCGTCGGACCAGGAAACCCAGCTCTCGTTCCTGCAAACGCTGCGTGGCCTGAAGATCGGACGCATCGGCCGCAAGGAGAACTGGCCCGACATCGCCAAGGTCCGTTCCGACTGCAGCGAGGTCGTCGACGTCGCCGGTTCCCTCGTCGAGCTGCTCCTCGACGCTTGCCTCCGGCATCTTTCGCATTGGATCGCCGAGCGGGTGCTGGAATCGGCCGAGCTGCGACGCGCGGACGGACGACTCGAGTTCCACGATCTGCTCGTCCTCGCCCGCGATCTGCTCCGCCGCGATGCGGAGGTGCGAGCCGACCTGCAGGAGCGGTACGAGCGGCTGCTGCTCGACGAGTTCCAGGACACCGACCCGATCCAGATCGAGCTCGCGGTGCGGATCGCCGGCGGCGCCGAGGCCGACGCGGCCGACTGGCAGGACATCGAGGTCCCGGAGGGGCGGCTGTTCGTCGTCGGCGACCCGAAGCAGTCGATCTACCGGTTCCGCCGCGCCAACATCGCGACGTACCTGACCGCCCAGGACCTGCTCGGCGAAACGGTCGCGCTGACCACGAACTTCCGCACCGTGCCTCCCGTCCTGGACTGGATCAACACGGTCTTCGGCACCCTGATCCAGCCCCAGGAAGCCGCCCAGCCGTCGTACCAGTCCCTCGCCCCGCACCGCACCAACCCGCCCCACGCCGCCGCGCGGGCCTCAGATGCCGCAACCTCCGCGCTGGCGCGGCCCAGCCAGTCCGGTCCCCCCGTCTCGCCCCGTGCCCTAGGCCCCGCGGATGACACCAGCCCCGGCGGCGACACCAGCCCGGCGCGTAACACCGGCCTCGGCCGTGACAACCGTCCCGGCGGAGACACCGGCTCCGGCGGTGACATCAGCCCGGCACGTGACATCGGTCCCGGCGGTGACACCAGACCGGCGCCTGGCACCGGCCCCGGCCGTGACACCAGCCCTTCACGTGACACCAGCCCGGCACGTGACACCAGCCCGGGGCGTGGCACCGGTCCTGCCCGTGGTCTCGGGCCGGTCGAGGGCGACCAGCTCTCGATCTTCGACGAGCCCACGCTCTTCGACTCCGACGACGAGCCCGAGGTCCACGATCCGGCCGAGGTCCACGGGCTGACCGAGGTCCACGGGCTGACCGAGGTGCACGGGCTGGCTGAGGTCCGCGATCTGGCCGCAGTCCTTCCGTTCCGCCGGCGCGACGACGTACCGCTCGAACCACCGCCCGACCAACCCGAAGACCCCTCCGCCGGTCCAGCCGTCACCATCCTCGGCGCCGTACCGCACGACGACCTCCCCCGCGCCCAGGCGTCCGTCCTCCGCGAACGCGAAGCGACCGATGTCGCGGCCGTCATCGAGGAGGCACTCCGCGACGGCTGGCTCGTGTACGACGACCGCGCCGAAACCTGGCGCCCCGCCGAAGCCGGCGACATCGCGGTCCTCGTCCCGGCCCGTACGTCACTCCCGTTCCTCGAGGACGCCCTCGACCGCGCCGACATCCCGTACCGCGCCGAGGCCAGCTCGCTCGTGTACCAAACCGCCGAGGTCCGCGACCTGCTCGCCTGCGCCCGCGCGCTCGGCGACCCGAGCGACCAACTCGCGCTCGTCACCACGCTCCGCTCACCGCTGTTCGGCTGCGGCGACGACGACCTCTACACCTGGAAACGCGATGGCGGGACGTTCACGCTGACCGCCCCGGTCCCCGACCAGCTCCTCGCCCACCCGGTCGGCGAAGCGATGGAGTGGCTCCGCCGCACGTACTACGCCGCCCGCTGGCTGACACCCAGCGAAGTACTCGCGAAGATCGTCGCGGACCGCCGGATGCTTGAGGTCGCCGCGATCGGCCCGCGCGCCCGGGACGCCTGGCGCCGGATCCGGTTCGTCGTCGACCAGGCGCGGGCGTGGTCCGAGGTCGAGCACGGCGGACTCCGTTCGTACCTCGCCTGGGCCGCCCACCAGGGCGAGGAAACGTCCCGCGTCGCCGAGGCCGTGCTGCCCGAGACCGACGCCGACGCGGTCCGGGTGATGACGATCCATGCCGCGAAGGGCCTCGAGTTCCCGATCGTGATTCTGTCCGGCATGACCGCGTCGCCGAACCGGCAGCGCGGTGTCCAGGTCCTCTGGCCGCCGTCCGGTGGGTATGCGGTGAAGCTCAAGTCGTCCGTCCAGACCGAGGACTTCGACCTGGTACAGCCCGTCGACGAGCAGATGGACGACTACGAACGCCGCCGCCTGCTGTACGTCGCCGCGACCCGCGCCCGCGACCACCTCGTCGTCTCGCTGCATCGCTCCGGCAACCGGCGGCACACGAGCAACGCCGAGCTCCTCGCGACGGCCGGGGGCGTCGAAGCACCACACGCGACTCTTTTCACCGGTCGACCCGTCCCCGACCGCGAGCCGACCGCCGACCCGGACATTGCTCCACCGATCTCCCGCACGGAATGGGAGGCACGCGCCTCGGTGGCCCAGGCGGCAAGCCGGCGCCGCTCCGCGCAAAGCGCCTCCGGCCTCGAAGGCACCGGCCCCGATGTTGTGCTTGCCGACGTCGACCCCGGCACGGCGAAGGGCGCCCGCGACCTCGAGCTGCCGCCGTGGTCGAAGGGCCGTTACGGCACCGCGATCGGCCGTGCCGTCCACGCCGTACTCCAAGTCGTCGACCTTGGCACCGGCGCCGGCCTCGAAGCGGCGGTCGCGACCCAGTGCCTCGCCGAGGGCGTCCTGGAGTACACCGACGTGGTCACGGCGCTCGTCCGGTCGGCGCTGGCCTCGGACGTCGTCCAGCGAGCCGCCGTCCGCGAACACTGGCGAGAGTCGTACGTCGGCGCGGTCCAGCCCGACGGCACCGTGCTCGAAGGTTTCGTCGACCTGATCTACCGCGAGGACGACGGCCGGCTGACGATCGTCGACTACAAGACCGACGCGGTCCCCACCGCCGCGCTGGACAGTCGCGTCGCGTACTACGCTCCTCAGCTCCAGGCGTACGCGCAGATCCTGCCGAACACCGGTCCGCCGGTGCTGCTCTTCCTCAACCCAGGGGCTGCCGTCGAACGCCGCCTCTAG
- a CDS encoding alpha/beta fold hydrolase, giving the protein MIIRRGDVRIAVTERGGDGPAVVLLHGLAGSSRELLPTADALIDRFRVLLIDQRGHGGSTRRPADVSRQAYVGDVVAVIEELLPSQRVRLVGQSMGAHTAMLTAAARPDLVDRLVMLEGNAAGDNRPEEARKIGEYFASWPVPFADEDAAQAFLGDGPLAVAWRNDLERTADGLRPRFDADVMEATIAAVQEERWTE; this is encoded by the coding sequence GTGATCATTCGGCGCGGGGACGTGCGGATCGCGGTCACGGAGCGCGGTGGTGACGGCCCGGCCGTGGTGCTGTTGCACGGGTTGGCCGGTAGTTCGCGGGAGTTGCTGCCGACCGCGGATGCGCTGATCGACCGCTTCCGGGTGCTGCTGATCGATCAGCGCGGACACGGCGGCAGTACCCGCCGGCCCGCGGATGTCTCTCGTCAGGCGTACGTCGGCGACGTGGTCGCTGTCATCGAAGAGCTGCTGCCCTCGCAACGGGTCAGGCTGGTCGGTCAGTCGATGGGAGCACACACCGCGATGCTTACTGCGGCTGCGCGGCCCGATCTGGTCGACCGGTTGGTGATGCTCGAAGGTAACGCGGCCGGGGACAACCGTCCCGAGGAAGCGCGGAAGATCGGGGAGTACTTCGCGTCCTGGCCCGTACCGTTCGCGGACGAGGACGCCGCGCAGGCGTTCCTGGGTGACGGTCCGTTGGCAGTTGCCTGGCGCAACGATCTGGAACGGACCGCCGACGGGTTACGGCCGCGGTTCGACGCCGATGTCATGGAGGCCACGATCGCCGCGGTGCAGGAGGAGCGCTGGACCGAGTAG
- a CDS encoding LysE family transporter, which produces MGVDARSVVIGVVVAGLLAGYGVAVPVGPVGTYLVALTARTSLRVGAFAALGVASADGVYAAVAAGAGSVLAPLLVPVVEPLRWTSVVVLIGLAVRGAVKAVRRYRAARIVTLQQETPVGAWTAYLGMLGMTMLNPWTVIYFAALVLGGSGVAGTGERVVFVLAAFVASASWQLLLAGGGALLGRVLTGRLGRLLTALASTALIVVLAVRLVA; this is translated from the coding sequence TTGGGAGTTGACGCTCGGTCAGTCGTGATCGGGGTGGTGGTCGCGGGGCTCTTGGCTGGGTACGGGGTTGCTGTGCCGGTCGGGCCTGTCGGGACCTACTTGGTGGCGTTGACTGCGCGGACTTCGTTGCGGGTCGGGGCGTTCGCGGCGCTCGGGGTTGCTTCGGCTGATGGCGTGTACGCGGCGGTGGCCGCGGGAGCGGGGTCGGTGCTTGCTCCGTTGCTGGTGCCTGTGGTCGAGCCCTTGCGGTGGACCTCGGTTGTCGTGTTGATCGGGCTCGCGGTCAGGGGTGCGGTCAAGGCGGTACGGCGGTACCGCGCGGCACGGATCGTTACGCTGCAGCAGGAGACGCCCGTCGGCGCGTGGACGGCGTACCTCGGGATGCTCGGGATGACGATGCTCAACCCGTGGACGGTGATCTACTTCGCCGCGCTGGTGCTCGGCGGATCGGGTGTCGCCGGGACCGGTGAGCGGGTCGTGTTCGTGCTGGCGGCGTTCGTCGCGTCGGCGAGTTGGCAACTGCTGCTCGCGGGTGGCGGCGCGCTGCTCGGGCGCGTACTGACCGGTCGGCTCGGTCGGCTGCTGACGGCGCTGGCGTCAACGGCGCTGATTGTCGTACTCGCCGTGCGGCTTGTCGCTTAG
- a CDS encoding DUF6308 family protein — protein sequence MNIGTRKIVVDEAIAQLRLYAETNGAVLQYYDGLPGMTTVGGSDPNKITLEDLARTMVIGSDLRAMDIPWLLEVDVEKELAAIPLEARLEDAAPGSELFEAAMALDDKFTGHRGFGHAKKSKLLHLKRPYLYPVTDSFIRMTYGTSAAGSAFLAAVRDDLVNPANVRDFKLLQVRLIAEPVTSAARLLGEVPTLRLLDILASLLGEAK from the coding sequence ATGAACATCGGTACCCGGAAGATCGTCGTCGACGAGGCGATCGCGCAGTTGCGGCTGTACGCCGAGACGAACGGCGCCGTGCTGCAGTACTACGACGGGCTGCCGGGGATGACCACCGTCGGCGGCTCCGATCCGAACAAGATCACGCTCGAGGACCTGGCCAGGACGATGGTGATCGGGTCGGACCTGCGGGCGATGGACATTCCGTGGCTGCTCGAGGTCGACGTCGAGAAGGAACTCGCCGCGATCCCGCTGGAGGCGCGGCTGGAGGACGCGGCGCCGGGCAGTGAATTGTTCGAGGCCGCGATGGCGCTCGACGACAAGTTCACCGGCCACCGCGGCTTCGGGCACGCGAAGAAGTCGAAGCTGCTGCACCTCAAGCGGCCGTACCTGTACCCGGTGACCGACAGCTTCATCCGGATGACCTACGGCACGTCGGCGGCCGGTTCGGCGTTCCTCGCCGCGGTCCGCGACGACCTGGTGAACCCTGCGAACGTCCGCGACTTCAAGCTGCTCCAGGTCCGGCTGATCGCGGAGCCGGTCACCAGCGCCGCCCGGCTGCTCGGCGAGGTGCCGACGCTCCGCCTGCTCGACATCCTCGCCTCGCTGCTGGGCGAGGCGAAGTAG
- a CDS encoding LLM class flavin-dependent oxidoreductase — MDYGHELVFGTLLTPTVDAPDRVIALAQLTEQVGLDLVSFQDHPYQPRLMDAWTLVSVVAAQTERIKVTTNVANLPLRHPVVLARSVATLDLITGGRVELGLGAGGFLDAVAANGGPRLTTGQSITALEEAIAIMREVWTPGGGGIRLAGKHYTVAGAKRGPAPAHDVSIWLGAYKPRMLALTGRLADGWLPSSGYAGPDELAAMNKVIDEAAADAGRDPAAVRRLYNISGRFSGGGGFLQGPEEVWIDQLTELTLGEGISTYILASDNPDDIRRFAEVAAGVREAVAVGRSGGAVAPAAAVPASGFGVVPTPPPAVRRSAVQLLDESERPTGPAQDPNRTYTPYQLQSGQHLIDVHDHLRAELEQVRDLVEQVAAGTLGVGAARSHINTMTMRQNNWTLGTYCESYCRLVTTHHSLEDASLFPHLRRADPALAPVVDRLQEEHRIIHDVLEGVDKALVALVDGSGSIDGLRAAVDLLDDTLLSHLSYEERELVEPLARLGIL; from the coding sequence ATGGACTACGGCCACGAGCTGGTCTTCGGCACGCTCCTGACCCCTACGGTCGACGCCCCGGACCGGGTGATCGCGCTGGCCCAGCTGACCGAGCAGGTCGGGCTGGACCTGGTGAGCTTCCAGGACCATCCGTACCAGCCGCGGTTGATGGACGCGTGGACGCTCGTGTCGGTCGTCGCCGCCCAGACCGAGCGCATCAAGGTGACCACGAACGTCGCCAACCTCCCGCTGCGGCATCCGGTCGTGCTCGCGCGGAGCGTCGCGACGCTGGACCTCATCACCGGTGGACGGGTCGAGCTCGGGCTGGGTGCCGGCGGATTCCTGGACGCGGTCGCGGCGAACGGTGGGCCGCGGTTGACGACCGGGCAGAGCATCACCGCTCTGGAGGAGGCCATCGCGATCATGCGCGAGGTCTGGACACCTGGTGGCGGTGGTATCCGGCTGGCCGGCAAGCACTACACCGTGGCCGGTGCGAAGCGCGGGCCGGCGCCTGCACACGACGTGTCGATCTGGCTCGGCGCTTACAAGCCCCGGATGCTCGCGTTGACCGGGCGGCTCGCCGACGGCTGGCTGCCGAGCAGTGGGTACGCCGGGCCCGATGAGCTTGCCGCTATGAACAAGGTGATCGACGAGGCGGCTGCGGACGCGGGCAGGGATCCTGCTGCGGTACGGCGGCTCTACAACATCTCTGGGCGCTTCAGTGGCGGCGGGGGCTTCCTGCAGGGGCCTGAGGAGGTGTGGATCGACCAGCTGACCGAGCTGACGCTGGGGGAGGGCATCAGCACGTACATCCTTGCCTCGGACAACCCGGACGACATCAGGCGGTTCGCCGAGGTGGCGGCTGGTGTGCGTGAGGCTGTGGCTGTCGGACGGTCCGGCGGTGCTGTGGCTCCGGCCGCTGCGGTGCCTGCGTCTGGCTTTGGAGTCGTACCGACACCACCTCCGGCCGTACGGCGTAGCGCAGTACAGCTGCTGGACGAGTCGGAGCGGCCGACTGGTCCGGCGCAGGACCCGAACCGGACGTACACGCCATACCAGCTGCAGTCCGGTCAGCACCTGATCGACGTACACGACCACTTGCGTGCCGAGCTCGAGCAGGTGCGCGATCTCGTCGAGCAGGTCGCTGCCGGGACGCTCGGGGTGGGCGCGGCGCGGTCACACATCAACACGATGACCATGCGGCAGAACAACTGGACCCTGGGGACGTACTGCGAGTCGTACTGCCGGCTCGTCACGACGCACCACTCACTGGAGGATGCCTCGCTGTTCCCGCACCTACGCCGGGCGGACCCCGCGCTCGCTCCGGTCGTGGACAGGCTGCAGGAGGAGCACAGGATCATCCACGACGTGCTGGAAGGTGTCGACAAGGCGCTGGTGGCCCTGGTGGACGGTTCAGGCAGCATCGACGGTCTGCGAGCAGCCGTGGACCTGCTCGACGACACGTTGCTCTCGCACCTCTCGTACGAGGAGCGTGAGCTGGTGGAGCCGCTGGCGCGGCTCGGGATCCTCTAG